The genomic region ACAGCTCACTCCCGCTTCGCGACAGTCACGGTGGCGGGCCTGAGCTGCCGATCGCCGTCGCCGTAGCCCGGGCGCAGTACCTGCACGACGGTGCCTGGCTCGACGTCGGGGTCATCGACCACGCCGACCACCTCGTGCCGGGCCGGGTCGAAGGTGACGCCGGTCTCCGCGTGCCGCGGGTAGCCGAGCAGTTCGAGGACGTTCACCGCCTGGTCGCGGACTGCTCGGATGCCTTCCACGACCGCGCCTGAATCGGCGTCGGCGTGGGACAGGGCGAGTTCGAGGTTGTCCAGGACGGGCAGGAAGGCTGCGGCGGTACGGGAACGCTCGACCGTCCGCTCACGCTCCAGTTCCCTGGCGTGACGCTTGCGCAGGTTGTCGAGGTCGGCGAGCGCACGCCGCCAGCGGTCCTCCAGTTCCTGCATCGCGGCGATGTGCTCGTCCTGCGCGGGTGCAGGGCCGACGGCGTCGGATCCCGTTTCGTCGTTCGTCGTTTGCGGCCGGAGAGGCGTGGTGGGTTGACGCGAGTCC from Streptomyces sp. QL37 harbors:
- a CDS encoding nucleotide exchange factor GrpE, translating into MPRHPDEPDRVMPAEPAPEGAVHPPREDSRQPTTPLRPQTTNDETGSDAVGPAPAQDEHIAAMQELEDRWRRALADLDNLRKRHARELERERTVERSRTAAAFLPVLDNLELALSHADADSGAVVEGIRAVRDQAVNVLELLGYPRHAETGVTFDPARHEVVGVVDDPDVEPGTVVQVLRPGYGDGDRQLRPATVTVAKRE